The proteins below come from a single Corynebacterium cystitidis genomic window:
- a CDS encoding dolichyl-phosphate-mannose--protein mannosyltransferase: MSRPPASIKRVSTTIRASSSRPQARGAIAAPNPPTPITVCWSRSDTIATVCVALLALATRFIGLTSATANGTPVFDEKHYVPQAWDMVRSWFNPVLGGIESNPGYGLVVHPPLGKQLLALGEMIFGYTPLGWRFMTALCGCAVVVFTMLLARRITQSWQVGLFAGLLATFDGVLLVASKFGMLDIFQVVFVVAASWTLAGDMRQVHTRFDEAFHDGRFLAAGPFGPRVGFRWWRFATGVLLGLALAVKWSGLYYIAFFGLLSVFWDLYLRKRYGAGRPVVGTLIRDVPAALGSIVLVPALLYIWSWRSWFASETSVYRHAATDGTIEEDSFLHALPDAWAGWFHYHFSVLEFHSELTSSGGHSHPWDSKPWSWLVAARPILYYSSTDIECGQFTCRRMIYLFGTPAIWWLTVPVLLWAFWVWVVRRELRVILPLVAFAAGFIPWLIAIDRQMYFFYATALVPYTIVLIAIALGYLATRGLEIRQPFIQQVAGMPLRWGQLAVIIYLALVIGLFLYFSPILYGYQIPESIYQQLMWLPSWK, encoded by the coding sequence ATGTCGCGCCCACCGGCTAGTATCAAACGCGTGAGTACCACTATCCGTGCTTCGTCCTCCCGCCCCCAGGCTCGTGGGGCTATCGCTGCACCTAATCCACCCACCCCGATCACGGTTTGCTGGTCTCGGTCTGACACGATTGCTACGGTATGCGTGGCCCTGCTCGCACTCGCCACCCGTTTTATCGGATTGACGTCTGCCACTGCGAACGGCACACCCGTGTTCGACGAAAAGCACTATGTGCCCCAGGCCTGGGACATGGTGCGCAGCTGGTTTAACCCTGTCCTTGGCGGCATCGAAAGCAACCCCGGCTACGGGCTGGTTGTTCACCCCCCGTTAGGCAAGCAACTATTGGCACTGGGTGAAATGATCTTCGGCTACACACCCCTAGGCTGGAGGTTCATGACGGCACTGTGTGGTTGCGCCGTGGTGGTCTTCACCATGTTGTTGGCCCGCAGGATCACCCAATCGTGGCAGGTGGGCCTGTTCGCCGGGCTTCTGGCCACGTTCGATGGTGTGCTGCTAGTCGCCTCCAAATTCGGCATGCTCGACATCTTCCAAGTTGTCTTCGTGGTCGCCGCCTCCTGGACGCTTGCCGGCGACATGCGCCAAGTACACACGCGTTTCGACGAAGCCTTCCACGACGGACGCTTCCTTGCAGCCGGGCCATTCGGCCCACGGGTGGGTTTTCGTTGGTGGAGGTTTGCCACAGGGGTACTCCTTGGGCTTGCACTGGCGGTGAAGTGGTCCGGCCTTTACTACATCGCGTTTTTCGGTCTACTCAGTGTGTTCTGGGACCTCTATCTGCGCAAGCGCTATGGTGCGGGCCGACCTGTCGTCGGCACGCTCATTCGCGATGTGCCTGCGGCACTTGGATCCATCGTGTTGGTGCCCGCGCTGCTGTACATCTGGTCGTGGCGCTCCTGGTTCGCCTCAGAAACCTCCGTGTACCGGCATGCTGCGACCGATGGAACCATCGAAGAGGACTCGTTTCTTCACGCGCTTCCCGACGCGTGGGCAGGCTGGTTCCACTACCACTTCTCAGTGTTGGAGTTTCACTCGGAGCTGACCTCGTCGGGCGGCCACTCCCACCCGTGGGATTCCAAGCCGTGGTCATGGCTGGTCGCAGCCCGCCCCATCCTTTATTACTCCTCCACCGACATCGAGTGTGGCCAGTTCACCTGCCGCCGGATGATCTACTTGTTTGGCACCCCTGCGATCTGGTGGTTAACCGTGCCAGTGCTTCTGTGGGCCTTCTGGGTGTGGGTAGTACGCCGCGAATTGCGGGTAATACTGCCACTGGTCGCGTTCGCGGCAGGGTTCATCCCATGGCTGATTGCAATCGATCGGCAGATGTACTTCTTCTACGCCACGGCCCTTGTACCGTACACAATTGTCCTGATCGCCATAGCGCTGGGATATCTCGCTACTCGTGGCTTAGAAATTCGCCAACCGTTCATCCAACAGGTCGCGGGTATGCCACTGAGGTGGGGTCAACTTGCAGTAATTATCTACCTAGCTCTGGTGATTGGCCTGTTCTTGTACTTCTCACCAATTCTTTACGGCTACCAGATTCCCGAATCCATCTACCAGCAGCTGATGTGGCTGCCGAGCTGGAAATAA
- the sepX gene encoding divisome protein SepX/GlpR, whose amino-acid sequence MSGSLMIVLIVVVWLFVLAPLVFGGTSKPIRRSGEAYDETRVLHQGGTEPVQPRRRPKLTRADVRYGDDDALDLEVVEVDAEPAGSTLLIDDTDLVRDREIFATRAEDTIEGELVDDHPEDTFDSVVPAGEEESEYSSEDAEDAEDAEDAEGLIHEELTYETHESYLTPEDLGFESSGSTVISILDSTHDVNEDSAELTDPDDKLTEPDDELTEEELAFAESRRGRGGWDPVADKTHRVTRYQRRQRTFFGLCIALVVGGIFALIAGGWAWAAPAVVVGMMVWYLIALRTLVRQEQELRLRRVRQLRRARLGVRFADKEAPIPAELRRPGAIIVELDDESPDFDHLPVTSAQVFHSDADDADDADDADTDAPASVPGAAERRVG is encoded by the coding sequence AGTAAGCCAATCCGCCGGTCTGGCGAGGCATACGACGAAACCCGCGTTCTGCATCAAGGGGGCACGGAGCCGGTTCAGCCACGTCGGCGGCCGAAATTGACCCGCGCCGATGTGCGTTACGGTGACGATGACGCCCTCGACTTGGAGGTTGTCGAAGTAGATGCGGAGCCTGCGGGCTCGACCTTGTTGATAGATGACACGGATCTCGTCCGCGACCGGGAAATCTTTGCCACCCGCGCTGAAGACACGATCGAGGGAGAGCTTGTCGACGACCACCCTGAGGACACTTTCGACAGCGTTGTACCTGCAGGCGAAGAAGAAAGCGAATACTCCAGCGAGGATGCTGAGGATGCTGAGGATGCTGAGGATGCTGAGGGACTCATCCACGAGGAACTCACCTATGAAACGCATGAGTCGTACCTCACCCCGGAGGATCTGGGCTTTGAGTCTTCAGGCTCAACCGTTATCTCCATCCTGGACAGCACCCATGATGTCAACGAGGACTCCGCCGAGCTGACTGATCCGGACGATAAACTGACTGAGCCGGACGATGAGCTGACTGAAGAAGAACTCGCGTTCGCGGAATCTCGTCGCGGACGTGGCGGCTGGGATCCTGTCGCCGATAAGACTCATCGAGTGACCCGCTACCAGCGGCGCCAGCGGACATTCTTCGGGCTGTGCATAGCACTAGTCGTCGGCGGAATCTTCGCGTTGATCGCCGGTGGGTGGGCCTGGGCCGCACCTGCTGTGGTGGTTGGGATGATGGTGTGGTACCTGATTGCGCTGCGCACCCTAGTACGCCAGGAGCAGGAATTGCGCTTGCGTCGTGTACGACAGTTGCGGCGCGCCCGCCTTGGGGTGCGCTTCGCCGACAAAGAAGCACCAATTCCGGCGGAGCTGCGTCGCCCTGGTGCGATCATCGTAGAGCTGGACGATGAATCACCTGATTTTGATCACCTCCCAGTCACATCGGCCCAAGTATTTCACAGCGACGCTGACGACGCTGACGACGCTGACGACGCTGACACTGACGCTCCGGCGTCGGTGCCTGGGGCCGCGGAGCGTCGCGTGGGCTAA
- a CDS encoding DoxX family protein, with translation MNRPVIRDITLLLVRIVLGVVFVARGYQHWFVDGMEKVAADFTHRGIPQPKLSAFLVGSVELICGALLFIGLLATFMAGVLALLVAAALYFVHLGNGFFVHDGGIEYPMVLIVSLVMVVVFGAGRISVDEVLNRG, from the coding sequence ATGAACAGGCCCGTGATTCGCGATATCACCCTCCTTCTAGTGCGCATTGTGCTGGGAGTGGTGTTTGTAGCACGCGGATATCAGCACTGGTTCGTCGACGGAATGGAGAAGGTGGCTGCGGATTTCACCCACCGTGGCATTCCACAACCCAAGCTTTCAGCATTCCTGGTGGGATCGGTTGAACTTATTTGTGGGGCGTTGCTTTTCATTGGGTTGCTAGCCACCTTCATGGCTGGGGTCCTGGCCTTGCTGGTGGCGGCCGCACTATATTTTGTGCACCTTGGTAATGGTTTCTTTGTGCATGACGGTGGTATCGAGTATCCCATGGTGTTGATTGTTTCGCTGGTGATGGTCGTCGTTTTCGGTGCCGGACGGATAAGCGTTGACGAGGTGCTTAACCGTGGTTGA
- a CDS encoding methylated-DNA--[protein]-cysteine S-methyltransferase, whose translation MLVRLPRTDRFIAHKDTILEFWHRFDSPIGPLSLCATERGLARVAFASEHPPTPSDSTNHILEKAIVWLQSYFSGRFLPVDFPLELDDDSFTRRAQWALADIPPGSTRSYFWLAQAAGSPSAIRAAGTACATNPLPLVLPCHRIVRADGTVGRYRGGQLVKVWLLEHERNHGATTGV comes from the coding sequence ATGCTTGTTAGACTACCCCGTACCGATCGCTTCATTGCCCACAAGGACACCATTTTGGAATTCTGGCACCGCTTCGACTCCCCCATCGGCCCACTCTCGCTGTGCGCCACAGAACGTGGTCTGGCCCGTGTCGCCTTTGCCTCAGAGCACCCTCCCACCCCCAGCGACAGCACCAATCACATTCTTGAAAAAGCCATCGTGTGGCTTCAGTCCTACTTTTCAGGCAGGTTTCTGCCCGTGGATTTTCCGCTTGAGCTTGACGACGATTCCTTTACCCGACGCGCCCAATGGGCCCTGGCCGATATTCCTCCCGGCTCGACGCGTTCATACTTCTGGCTTGCGCAGGCAGCAGGCTCTCCCTCTGCGATTCGTGCCGCCGGTACCGCATGCGCAACCAATCCGTTGCCCTTGGTTTTGCCGTGTCATCGCATCGTGCGCGCCGATGGCACAGTGGGGCGCTACAGAGGCGGACAACTTGTGAAAGTGTGGCTTTTAGAGCACGAAAGGAACCACGGGGCAACAACAGGAGTCTAA
- the rsmI gene encoding 16S rRNA (cytidine(1402)-2'-O)-methyltransferase has translation MNNFVELPGHGIAIAATPLGNIADASPRLVAALQRASVIAAEDTRRVRSLASALGAEITGRVISNFDHNEDKRVDELITAARSSLVLVVSDAGMPVLSDPGHCLVSAAHDAGIPVTCFPGPSAVPTALAVSGLNVGHFIFDGFAPRKQGARQTWLESLIAEKRAVCFFESPHRLATTLEHAAEILGDQRRAAVCRELTKTYEQVRRGTLPELAQWSQEGVRGEITVVIEGGDGTEAEPAALVALVLALEERGMRLKDAAKEIAHAHGVKVSELYDEALAARTE, from the coding sequence ATGAACAATTTCGTTGAGCTTCCTGGCCACGGCATTGCGATTGCAGCAACACCATTGGGCAATATCGCTGATGCCTCTCCACGCTTGGTTGCAGCACTTCAGCGCGCCAGCGTGATAGCGGCAGAAGATACGCGCCGGGTGCGTAGTCTTGCTTCCGCGCTGGGTGCAGAGATAACTGGGCGTGTTATATCGAACTTTGACCACAATGAGGACAAACGTGTCGATGAGCTCATCACGGCTGCGCGTTCGTCGTTAGTCCTGGTGGTTTCAGATGCTGGGATGCCGGTGTTGTCAGATCCTGGCCACTGTCTGGTGTCGGCCGCTCACGATGCAGGCATTCCTGTGACTTGTTTTCCTGGGCCATCGGCGGTACCGACCGCGTTGGCTGTATCGGGTTTAAATGTGGGGCATTTCATTTTTGATGGTTTTGCTCCTCGGAAGCAAGGTGCTCGGCAGACGTGGTTGGAGTCGCTTATTGCTGAGAAGCGTGCGGTCTGCTTTTTCGAGTCGCCGCACCGGCTGGCGACCACGTTGGAGCATGCGGCAGAAATCTTAGGTGACCAGCGGCGTGCGGCCGTGTGCAGGGAGTTAACGAAGACATATGAGCAGGTCCGCCGGGGCACCTTGCCGGAGCTTGCACAGTGGTCGCAGGAGGGTGTGCGCGGGGAGATTACGGTGGTGATTGAAGGGGGAGACGGCACAGAGGCTGAACCGGCTGCCCTTGTGGCGTTAGTGCTCGCGCTCGAGGAGCGGGGGATGCGGCTTAAGGACGCGGCGAAAGAGATCGCTCATGCGCATGGGGTGAAGGTCAGTGAGCTTTACGACGAGGCCCTGGCGGCTCGCACCGAGTAG
- a CDS encoding DNA-3-methyladenine glycosylase I translates to MSTVNSADTGLIIGTDGKARPRWATASDMLRTYYDTEWGMPVRTEQGVYERLCLEGFQAGLSWQLVLRKRDALREYFHGFDPDRVASMGGIEDALNDDRLIRNRLKLQAVITNARATLALRDDPEVDGGLAEFIWSFQPKSTPQPRTLDEVPTTSDESVAMARALKEKGFKFVGPTTCFALMEAIGIVDTHLVGSWRRGSSGVWA, encoded by the coding sequence ATGAGCACAGTAAATTCCGCAGATACTGGTTTGATCATTGGTACTGACGGTAAAGCGCGTCCCAGATGGGCCACCGCGAGCGACATGCTGCGCACGTACTATGACACCGAATGGGGCATGCCGGTTCGAACCGAGCAGGGTGTGTATGAAAGGCTCTGCCTGGAAGGTTTCCAAGCTGGGCTGTCCTGGCAGTTAGTCCTTCGCAAAAGGGACGCGCTGCGGGAATACTTTCATGGCTTTGACCCCGATCGTGTTGCGTCTATGGGCGGCATCGAGGATGCGCTTAACGACGATCGCTTGATCCGTAATCGCCTCAAACTCCAGGCCGTAATCACTAATGCTCGGGCCACGCTCGCTCTACGCGACGACCCAGAAGTAGACGGAGGACTGGCAGAATTTATCTGGTCATTCCAGCCGAAATCTACTCCACAGCCGCGAACACTAGATGAGGTGCCGACAACCTCCGACGAGTCAGTAGCGATGGCACGGGCACTAAAGGAAAAAGGGTTTAAGTTTGTGGGCCCAACTACCTGCTTCGCGCTCATGGAAGCGATTGGCATCGTCGACACACACCTCGTGGGCTCATGGAGGCGTGGTTCTTCTGGAGTGTGGGCATAA
- a CDS encoding zf-HC2 domain-containing protein translates to MVDHGEIQQALSARIDGEPTGLDDAVVDAHVANCAQCKAYWDKALSLSQTLAFVDVDGGMAPPKDLTDSIMAGVEPEWRRFARRRHMALLLGRLGLVALGLWTLVWALITVVQSGPFLGTTTANGVLDPVADPHTGALLLQAASVQFGFALALLLCAWRPSQIPGVTMIAGSVFAFTLGFAVRDYLILGDADNWGDMGVLFLSCVVLVWTWIADRGGELRRMWRTLNAQPA, encoded by the coding sequence GTGGTTGATCATGGCGAGATTCAGCAGGCACTTTCCGCGCGTATCGACGGAGAACCGACCGGGCTTGACGACGCTGTCGTGGATGCACACGTGGCTAACTGTGCGCAGTGCAAAGCGTACTGGGACAAGGCGCTGTCTTTGTCGCAAACATTAGCGTTCGTGGACGTTGATGGTGGGATGGCACCACCGAAAGATTTAACCGACTCAATTATGGCCGGAGTGGAACCGGAGTGGCGCCGGTTTGCCCGCCGCCGGCACATGGCGTTGCTATTAGGCAGGCTGGGGCTCGTCGCGTTAGGGCTGTGGACGCTGGTGTGGGCCTTGATCACCGTCGTCCAATCGGGCCCGTTTTTGGGAACGACAACGGCCAATGGTGTGCTTGACCCGGTGGCGGACCCGCATACTGGCGCGCTGTTGTTGCAGGCGGCGAGCGTTCAGTTTGGGTTCGCGTTGGCCCTGCTCCTGTGCGCGTGGCGTCCCTCACAGATCCCGGGGGTGACCATGATCGCCGGGTCTGTGTTCGCTTTTACCCTCGGTTTCGCTGTGCGTGATTACCTGATTTTAGGAGACGCCGATAATTGGGGTGATATGGGGGTTTTGTTTCTCAGTTGTGTGGTTTTGGTGTGGACATGGATAGCGGATCGTGGTGGTGAACTGCGCCGCATGTGGCGGACTCTGAATGCGCAGCCAGCTTAA